One Solanum lycopersicum chromosome 4, SLM_r2.1 DNA window includes the following coding sequences:
- the LOC101263805 gene encoding uncharacterized protein isoform X3, producing MGRSIDAPSSTPHESAHLKSSKKNREHFVPFLISFSDESGSDCENSGRKKISASKNRTFAEEKFIKPPAPAPRRPQKLQKITRNEAKLMPSKGAVSHNVSSLLTKPNGGTYGNAARLHCFTKFNNSNKVATLDHGKRANAHLNSSKLHDLRQMIAIRENQLNLERLQNTKKLTSASCRDVNLVNKRNLVVRASRETTNDNLRELQEPDKKRKKIVSSNPSWGFSNSHEIMSMVIGSKNCALKDSCQLELADHSSPGEKYLSCSVIAGQLKQKEYQGASSSTNPSLTLKDGIDTVRNLNQSSSNSSKEIASKAANKLDKTEHAAELGSQYNQPLLPKKVSSGLAGVNVTEKSGSNLVRSNENTQKPSPDGNNIAAFNHGAGSNAVANVTSLNFPSFWNFCDKPNISGSNRIDLQPLLNLEELQDKELEEAQEYRRKCEIEERNALKSYRKAQRALIEANARCSHLYSRREQYSAQLRDLMMGNPNLLLPCGFPDETGIGLGSLHAISDVNLHSVPSSSCAVQPTFDFNNQHEANLNVHPNNVALQNVSSFQEHYNLASDPCSEPDCITFKPHKEDNGANNMCSPSEDFSMSRNEDEGTFLFEDKSPENHLDYQGKEKSIVDMDKNMNKASEGQSTMDNSQDSLILEATLRSQLFERLRMRTLCQKECPQESLEAVAEGRTENNELVGRVVMGDRLCSDSEREIEPQQGSDFQGSRDVMSTMFKMPAEVDRQGNNEKFDSTSASPSSYICLDSCINTSDDKSQFASSFTFSYPILKSAILDFKASDSMDLLKLQIGNSSVQTSHDQGEDNFGSSTIPSISSAVSVEAASLDLISSKSGSYSCNFSIDPLWPLCIFELRGKCNNPECSWQHVRDYSSGSRMKVTLDNDDRVGSPTQVQLSSAERTLTKSLDCLGLAPPTYLVGLDVLKADLQSCKSILSHEYSQLWVKCFSLTFVLSSQLPTDLPFDGPLFHGANARVEVQGGWNRQSLYFQSRNGSSGPCKELSADDDQIVEMALLNLSQEANKPKGRSQALKLLARALEVNPTSAVVWIVYLLLYYSSQKSIGKDDMFKCAVEHAEGSYELWLLYINSRTQLDERLAAYDAALLALCRHASVSDRNALFGSDGILDILLQMMNCLCMSGNIATAIDKINELYPTEEKSDSPFRLSLPDIITCLTISDKCVFWVCCVYLVVYRKLPVTVLQRFEYQKELSSIDWPSTDLNFDEKQRGVSLMELAVDSLALYINRESLEDEANLRAAHLFSVNHVRCVVVLKGLECSKSLLENYVTLYPSCLELVLMLARAEYDFADGSFEGFEDALDNWFDEVPGVQCLWNQYVQCALQDRKRDFVEGLMARWFQFSWKHKYFQNSCLDAVDSDNSQSLPESASVSDIAALFSSSSPNDYVFGMLNCSIYKLLQNDYTEAQLAIDRALEAASADSYNHCVRERLLFPRAENLDNDGKVLRLLSGYLADKRASITSEPLSRQFIQRIKKPRVRQLVGKLLCLVSFEPSMVNTVLEAWYGPSLLPEKKDELTNFVDMVESLMGMLPSNYHLAICVCKQITKTSIPANTSGGVSFWGSALLISALFQAVPVAPEYVWVEASDILHGLTGSPSLSLSFLKRALSVYPFSVMLWKSYLSLSKAEGNSEAVKEAAMAKGIELQ from the exons ATGGGTCGCTCAATTGATGCGCCTTCTAGTACACCTCATGAATCAGCTCATCTGAAGAGTTCTAAAAAGAATCGAGAGCATTTTGTACCGTTTCTGATTAGCTTCTCAGATGAAAGTGGCAGTGACTGTGAAAATTCTGGACGGAAGAAGATTTCAGCAAGTAAAAACAGAACCTTTGCTGaggaaaaatttattaaacCACCAGCACCTGCTCCTCGAAGACCTCAGAAATTGCAAAAGATTACTAGAAATGAGGCAAAGTTGATGCCAAGCAAAGGGGCTGTAAGTCACAATGTTTCTTCTTTATTGACCAAACCTAATGGAGGCACTTATGGAAATGCTGCCCGCTTGCATTGTTTTACAAAGTTTAACAACTCAAATAAGGTAGCTACCCTTGACCATGGGAAAAGAGCAAATGCACATCTGAACTCTAGTAAACTTCATGACTTGCGCCAAATGATCGCGATTCGCGAGAATCAATTAAATCTTGAGAGATTACAGAATACCAAAAAGTTAACTTCAGCTTCGTGTAGGGATGTAAATCTTGTCAATAAAAGGAATTTGGTGGTGAGGGCATCTAGAGAAACTACTAATGATAATTTACGGGAACTACAAGAACCAGATAAGAAACGCAAAAAAATTGTTTCGTCAAATCCAAGTTGGGGTTTCTCAAACTCCCATGAAATTATGTCTATGGTTATAGGATCAAAAAACTGTGCATTAAAGGATTCCTGTCAACTGGAACTAGCTGATCATAGCAGTCCTGGAGAAAAATATCTGTCTTGTTCAGTCATTGCTGGACAACTAAAACAAAAAGAGTATCAGGGcgcttcttcttcaacaaatccaTCTCTCACTCTCAAAGATG GTATTGATACCGTAAGGAATCTCAATCAGAGTTCCAGCAATTCGTCAAAAGAAATTGCAAGTAAAGCTGCCAATAAATTG GACAAGACAGAGCATGCTGCTGAACTAGGTAGTCAGTACAATCAGCCTCTTTTACCGAAGAAAGTGAGTTCTGGGCTTGCTGGTGTTAATGTAACTGAAAAGAGCGGCAGCAATCTAGTCAGATCTAATGAAAACACACAGAAGCCTTCTCCCGATGGTAACAACATTGCAGCCTTCAACCATGGTGCGGGCAGCAATGCTGTGGCCAATGTG ACATCTCTGAACTTTCCAAGCTTTTGGAACTTCTGTGACAAGCCGAATATTAGTGGAAGCAACAGAATAGACTTGCAACCACTGTTGAATTTAGAAGAACTGCAAGATAAAGAACTGGAAGAAGCACAGGAATATCGCCGCAAGTGCGAGATTGAAGAAAGAAATGCTCTGAAATCTTACCGAAAGGCTCAAAGGGCCTTGATTGAAGCTAATGCTAGATGCTCTCACCTATACAGTAGAAGAGAACAATACTCAGCCCAGCTTCGAGATCTTATGATGGGAAATCCAAATTTGTTACTGCCTTGTGGGTTTCCTGATGAGACTGGAATTGGATTGGGCTCCTTACATGCAATTTCTGATGTTAATTTGCATTCAGTTCCCTCTTCAAGTTGTGCAGTGCAGCCTACATTTGACTTCAACAATCAACATGAAGCCAATTTAAATGTCCATCCAAATAATGTCGCTCTTCAAAACGTCTCCAGTTTTCAGGAGCATTACAATTTGGCATCTGATCCCTGCAGCGAGCCTGATTGCATCACATTCAAGCCTCATAAGGAAGATAATGGTGCAAATAACATGTGCTCCCCTTCTGAGGATTTCAGTATGTCTCGTAATGAGGATGAAGGGACATTTCTGTTCGAAGATAAATCTCCAGAAAACCATCTGGACTATCAAGGGAAGGAAAAATCCATAGTTGACATGGACAAGAATATGAACAAAGCATCAGAGGGGCAATCAACGATGGATAATTCTCAGGATTCTTTAATCCTTGAAGCAACTTTGCGCTCTCAGCTTTTTGAAAGACTAAGGATGAGAACTTTGTGCCAGAAGGAGTGCCCACAAGAGAGCCTGGAAGCCGTAGCTGAAGGAAGAACagaaaataatgagcttgtggggagGGTGGTAATGGGCGATAGATTATGCTCCGATTCAGAGCGAGAGATTGAGCCACAACAAGGATCTGACTTTCAAGGTA GTCGTGATGTGATGAGTACGATGTTTAAGATGCCTGCTGAGGTGGACCGTCAGGGCAACAATGAGAAGTTTGATTCTACTTCTgcatcaccttcctcttatatTTGTTTAGATAGTTGTATCAACACAAGCGATGACAAATCTCAGTTCGCAAGCTCATTCACCTTTTCATATCCTATTTTGAAGAGTGCTATCTTAGACTTCAAGGCTTCAGATTCCATGGATCTACTCAAATTACAGATTGGAAATTCCAGTGTACAAACTTCTCATGATCAGGGGGAAGACAATTTTGGTAGCAGCACCATTCCAAGCATTTCAAGTGCGGTCTCAGTTGAAGCAGCTTCACTGGATTTAATTAGCAGTAAGAGTGGGTCTTACTCTTGCAATTTTAGCATTGACCCGCTTTGGCCACTTTGTATCTTTGAACTTCGGGGAAAATGCAATAATCCTGAGTGTTCTTGGCAACATGTTAGAGACTACTCTTCTGGCAGTAGAATGAAGGTGACATTGGATAATGATG ACAGGGTTGGATCACCAACTCAAGTACAGCTATCTTCTGCCGAAAGAACCCTTACCAAGTCACTTGACTGCCTTGGTTTGGCTCCCCCAACTTATTTGGTTGGCTTGGATGTTCTGAAAGCTGATCTGCAGTCATGTAAATCCATTCTAAGTCATGAGTACAGCCAACTGTGGGTGAAGTGTTTCAGTCTTACCTTTGTTCTCTCTAGTCAGCTGCCCACTGATTTACCATTTGATGGGCCGTTATTTCATGGCGCTAATGCTCGTGTTGAGGTCCAGGGTGGTTGGAATAGGCAATCACTTTATTTTCAAAGCAGAAATGGATCATCG GGTCCATGCAAGGAACTATCTGCTGATGATGACCAGATTGTAGAGATGGCTCTTCTTAATCTCAGTCAGGAGGCTAATAAACCGAAGGGAAGATCACAG GCTCTTAAACTCCTTGCTCGAGCTTTGGAAGTTAATCCTACGTCAGCAGTTGTCTGGATTGTTTACCTGTTACTTTACTATAGCAGTCAGAAGTCCATTGGAAAGGATGACATGTTCAAATGTGCG GTTGAGCACGCTGAAGGCTCTTACGAACTCTggcttttatatataaatagtcgAACACAGCTGGATGAGAGGCTGGCTGCGTATGATGCTGCACTCTTGGCCCTGTGTCGCCATGCATCTGTATCTGACAGAAATGCTCTTTTCGGCAGTGATGGCATATTGGATATACTTTTGCAGATGATGAATTGTCTGTGCATGTCTGGGAATATTGCTACAGCTATTGATAAAATCAATGAGCTATATCCCACAGAAGAGAAATCTGATAGCCCGTTCAGACTGTCTCTTCCTGATATCATTACATGCTTAACCATTTCTGATAAATGTGTTTTCTGGGTCTGTTGTGTCTACTTGGTTGTGTACAGGAAACTTCCTGTGACCGTTCTGCAGCGATTTGAATATCAGAAAGAACTTTCTTCCATAGATTGGCCGTCTACTGACTTGAACTTTGATGAGAAGCAACGTGGTGTCTCTCTGATGGAATTAGCAGTAGATTCTCTAGCATTGTACATCAATAGAGAGTCTCTTGAAGATGAAGCAAATCTCAGGGCAGCACACCTGTTTTCGGTCAATCATGTTAGATGTGTAGTGGTGCTTAAGGGTTTAGAATGTAGTAAGAGTTTGTTAGAGAACTATGTCACGTTGTATCCATCATGTCTAGAACTTGTTCTGATGTTAGCTCGGGCAGAGTATGATTTTGCAGATGGAAGTTTTGAAGGTTTTGAAGATGCTTTAGATAACTGGTTTGACGAAGTTCCTGGAGTTCAATGTCTTTGGAACCAGTATGTCCAATGCGCACTCCAAGACAGGAAAAGAGATTTTGTTGAGGGATTAATGGCTCGATGGTTCCAATTTTCATGGAAACACAAATATTTCCAAAATAGTTGTCTGGATGCTGTAGATAGTGATAACTCCCAGTCTTTACCAGAGTCTGCTTCAGTATCTGATATTGCTGCTCTCTTTTCCAGTTCTAGCCCGAATGATTATGTATTTGGGATGCTGAACTGTTCCATCTATAAGCTATTACAAAATGACTATACTGAAGCTCAATTAGCCATTGATAGAGCATTGGAGGCTGCTTCTGCTGATAGTTACAATCATTGTGTGAGAGAACGTCTTTTGTTTCCGCGTGCAGAGAATTTGGACAATGATGGGAAAGTATTGAGACTTCTGTCAGGTTATTTGGCTGATAAGCGTGCTTCCATCACATCTGAGCCATTGTCCAGACAATTCATCCAAAGAATTAAGAAGCCTAGAGTCCGGCAGCTAGTTGGCAAGTTGCTATGTCTGGTATCTTTTGAGCCTTCCATGGTCAACACAGTTCTGGAAGCATGGTATGGTCCATCTCTCTTACCTGAAAAGAAAGACGAACTAACCAACTTTGTCGACATGGTTGAGAGCTTAATGGGGATGCTTCCTTCCAACTATCATCTGGCAATTTGTGTATGCAAGCAGATTACGAAAACCTCAATTCCAGCAAACACTTCTGGTGGCGTCTCCTTCTGGGGAAGTGCTCTACTGATAAGTGCATTATTTCAAGCTGTTCCCGTTGCGCCAGAATATGTATGGGTAGAAGCTTCAGATATTTTGCATGGTCTTACAGGTTCCCCGTCCCTATCCCTCAGTTTCCTGAAGAGAGCTCTGTCTGTATATCCATTCTCTGTAATGCTGTGGAAATCTTATCTCAGTTTGTCCAAGGCCGAAGGAAACTCAGAAGCTGTTAAAGAAGCAGCAATGGCAAAAGGTATTGAACTCCAGTAA